The nucleotide window AGCGTATTCGCTTCGTAAGCCATAACGAATCCGCCATTGAGATAAATCTCGGCGACGTGCAAACGATTCCAGCGTTTTGTTTCGCTCCCGATGTCGGAATAAGATGTTTTTGCCGGTGACAAAGCGTCTTCGGCGGCACTCAATCCACCGCCTAATACGGCAGTTCCCGAAGCGTAGATGTTTCTCCAAGAAGCCACGGCGGAACCCAAATCAACAGCATTATTCGCCGTTGGAAATATGCCTCCAACCGTGTAAAGACCTTGATTCACCGTGCAATCTCCTGAATCACACTTGAATCTCTGCGCTCCTGCAGTCGTAAGGTTGATTACGTTTGAACCTCCATACATTCCTGTATCGCCGTCAGCCCCAAAAGAATAAGACGGAGCCGCCGCGGAACCTCCGCCTACTAGGATAGTCCCACTCGCATAAACATCTTTCCACGAGAGCGTGGGAGAGCCGATGTTGCGTGTATTATTCGCGTCGGGAGTGAGAGCGGATACAATATTCGTCGCTGAAAGATTGGTCGCAAAAAGATTCGTAGATGTCGTATTCGTGCCCGTGGCGTTGACCCAAGTCAAACGATTGAATGTTGAATCCGCAAGCGTGCTTGTAGCAACAAAAGTAGGAGCTGTAACTCCGCCATAAATCGTAGCAGAACCTCCTACGGTCAAATTGCCTACTACTGCCCCACCGATAACGAACGAAGTCCCGTCAATAAGATCGGAGTAAACCCCTGCGACTCTATCCGCCGATGTTCCGATGGTATCTGTCAAAACAATAGGATGGACGCCGCCTGTGATTTTCTTCCAAAGAGACGGAACGGAAATACCTCCGCCCATTTGAGCGGAAGCTCCTACTGCGGCGATAAACGTCGCCCCACCTGCAATAAAAATTGCTCTTATCAGTTTTTTGATATTCATATCTTTGGTTATGCTACCCATTCCTCGATTTCGAGGACATTCCCTGCATCAGGGCATTGAAAATAAAGCACGATACCTCGAAGCCAAGCGGCTTCAAGATGCTTGCTCGAACCTGCCGGAATCGTGATATATGTCGTGCCACTCGAACCCGATGTATAACAAAGTTTTACCGAACTCCCGCCAGAGCGTTCTTTGATGAGAAGCTTTTTCGTGTTTGCTTGGACGATGTGCGAATACTCGGTGTTCGCCGCTGTCATCGTTACGTTCGTTACTGTTGGTCGTGAATACATATGGTTAGATATTAGAAGTCAAAATGTTTCCATTTAGATTAAGATATTCCAAAAAACGGCAACCACCCTTCCATACAGGTGAGAGTTCTCCAGTTCTCCCTCGCATCTTCTGCTTGGTAGCCTCTGAATGTTTTTGACCTTTTCTCATAATTTAATTATAGCATTATTTTATTCTATTGTAATTTCGTCAGGTCGGACGTAACAACGGCAATTCGGATGGAGACTCCCCGCCTCGATGTTCGCATACTCAATCGTCATCTCAACAGTATTCCCTTCCAAATCCACTCCAATGATAGTGTCGCCTTTTTCCGCGAAGTCTTTATCTATCCCTACAATCTTCCCGTCAAACTCGAAACAATACGGACAAACCTTTTCATCTTCCGCCGTATACCATTTGATTGTTTTTACCACATTCGATTGTTTCCACGCTTCTTTGGTTGCAAAATTGGCAGTCCGAAACGCCTCGGTCTTTGCCACTCGCTCGGCTCTTGAAGTCTCACTCCATTCGCCTATCGTTCTAACCGTCTCCGTGAGTTTAACCAACCCCTCACCCTCCGCCAATCCTGCTTCGAGTTTAGTTTTTAAGGTATCAAGCGTGGTCTGCGTATAACTTTCAGCCATTAAGCCGATTGCTTTTTTAAGAGCCGCCAACATTCTCTTTTCTTTCTCATCGAACGCCGCTCCGACAAGCGTAGCCGCCGCGACGCCTTCTGTTTTCAATATGGAAAGGTAGATAGGGTTTATGCCCTCGATTATTAAGGCGATTTCATCATCTTTGTTTAGGATTTTAGCGATATCCACGCCCTTCGATTTCATTGCTCGTCTGTGGGCTTTTAATTCCTGTCTAACAGCTTCCATAGCCCGCACAGTCATCCCTTTTGCATAATCAGCCATCGCCTCTCTCATCTTTTCTTCTTGTGGGAGCGTGCGCCCGACAAACGCTTTCCAGTTTTCAAGCCAATCAACCGTCGTTATCGTTTCGAGATTCTTTTTCTTTGACTGAACGAATGTGTTTATAGTTGACACTATACTATCAACCATCTTGTCGTTGGTTTTCTTTTTGCTTTTTGAACGATTAGGGACAACCTTTTTCTTTTTGCTTTGCATTAAGCCGTATAATTGAGGCGTAGCGGGTTGCGGCAAAGTATCCCCGCCCTCAATCGGCTCTAAACCTTCCTTTGTTCTGACTTCATTGATTGTCATATACGAAGCCCCCCCAAGTGCCGAGGTGTAAAGCTTTAAGTTCTGCTCCACGTTCTGCGGCACATTGTCATCAAAGGCGATTGCAATATCCTCTCCAAATCTAGAAAGTAAAAACTCGTTGATATACGCCTCAAAACGCTTCAGTTTTGGTTTGATTGTGTATTTAGCATAAACGTATTCCTGTGTTTCAGCCGTAGCCCGATTGATAGATTCACCAAGCCCCATACCGAGAACGATAGGAGGAACACCGAAAGCGGCTAGGATTTCATCCCGATTCTTTGCGCGGGATTCAACGAAGTCCATATCTTTCTGCCCATAGCCCATCTTGGCGAGTTTGACGCCCCTTGGTAGAGCCACGGTCTTGTGCGCTCGTTCAACGCCCGCGTGCCTATCTTCAAACGATTCTCGAAGCAGTCTAACCGCCTCGCTTGAAGTGTCCTCTGTTTCTAAAATGACACCCGGGATTGCCGAGTTCTGAAAGAAGCGACGATTCCACTCCCTCATCCAGTTATCAGTATCCACGGAGTCCATACTGCCTTCCGTTGGTCCCAATCCTCTAAACGGGTCGTTGGGGTTTATTCTGCGGAAATGAAGAATCTCAAAGGGCTTGAAAACCTTTTTTGTCGCTCCTGTCTGATATTCGTAACTAACCACCTTGTCCACATCTCCCGAAACAGAACCGACGACCGCTGTCATATAAGCAGGATTCAAGGGATAGATTCTTGTCGGTATCGAGTTTTCATCCGTTACCCCATCAAGTAACCAATAAGCATTACCCGTT belongs to Candidatus Paceibacterota bacterium and includes:
- a CDS encoding tail fiber domain-containing protein, which produces MNIKKLIRAIFIAGGATFIAAVGASAQMGGGISVPSLWKKITGGVHPIVLTDTIGTSADRVAGVYSDLIDGTSFVIGGAVVGNLTVGGSATIYGGVTAPTFVATSTLADSTFNRLTWVNATGTNTTSTNLFATNLSATNIVSALTPDANNTRNIGSPTLSWKDVYASGTILVGGGSAAAPSYSFGADGDTGMYGGSNVINLTTAGAQRFKCDSGDCTVNQGLYTVGGIFPTANNAVDLGSAVASWRNIYASGTAVLGGGLSAAEDALSPAKTSYSDIGSETKRWNRLHVAEIYLNGGFVMAYEANTLASSTRQLSLGLNYAQDTGIVVRELALSGSTYGGASTVSLIESPTSTIKITNGTTGWGGLIAANVTTTVGVQFSNLSAAGAGTTNPLCLDSTGVGYIGASQICPLSSLASKTNLRPISYGLDELLKTNFYDFELRQDDGRTHSGIVADYLQKTMPNLVMHEDGKVNGYDVFSMVGVLGQSIKDLNAKVESQQKKIDSLEARLLKLEKRK
- a CDS encoding phage portal protein; the encoded protein is MSFFDNLFSKIGLVRKSFEGLKLAPMYGLGFFFSKTKVSQAKLMSEAAGWVFSCISRISETVISERLRLYRKTGEGAEDWEEITSHPFLDLLQRPNSWMPGYELIQTWSEHEDLTGNAYWLLDGVTDENSIPTRIYPLNPAYMTAVVGSVSGDVDKVVSYEYQTGATKKVFKPFEILHFRRINPNDPFRGLGPTEGSMDSVDTDNWMREWNRRFFQNSAIPGVILETEDTSSEAVRLLRESFEDRHAGVERAHKTVALPRGVKLAKMGYGQKDMDFVESRAKNRDEILAAFGVPPIVLGMGLGESINRATAETQEYVYAKYTIKPKLKRFEAYINEFLLSRFGEDIAIAFDDNVPQNVEQNLKLYTSALGGASYMTINEVRTKEGLEPIEGGDTLPQPATPQLYGLMQSKKKKVVPNRSKSKKKTNDKMVDSIVSTINTFVQSKKKNLETITTVDWLENWKAFVGRTLPQEEKMREAMADYAKGMTVRAMEAVRQELKAHRRAMKSKGVDIAKILNKDDEIALIIEGINPIYLSILKTEGVAAATLVGAAFDEKEKRMLAALKKAIGLMAESYTQTTLDTLKTKLEAGLAEGEGLVKLTETVRTIGEWSETSRAERVAKTEAFRTANFATKEAWKQSNVVKTIKWYTAEDEKVCPYCFEFDGKIVGIDKDFAEKGDTIIGVDLEGNTVEMTIEYANIEAGSLHPNCRCYVRPDEITIE